In one window of Lytechinus pictus isolate F3 Inbred chromosome 19, Lp3.0, whole genome shotgun sequence DNA:
- the LOC129278366 gene encoding uncharacterized protein LOC129278366 has protein sequence MSYDLRKSQKGKHTKTTGSVPTKRPNPFSHNMYKALPDQLTPSQRPGEPSQVSSPANTSVITPVNGTNTSTPDRTFQDQDFEQSKLDLFLTKKFEAMLERAVDRLAKKIEAVESLLGDSLEFERQRVNDLQVKQNHLETRIKNLEEEVAKNGAATNKSERFSRRNNIRLVGIDEYQQPTSLPADSASSSDSSSASEPHQEDCITLAEDKLRSFFGITSKVERAHRDGRKTNGRPRHILVKLLSYRDKVDVMKRARSVLKNQSFFIIDDLTSADLQEKRKWSKQVQALYAQGTKLRFYAGKWRLRGGDPFNFESSSDDTSRITTIGHAGVVF, from the coding sequence ATGTCTTACGACCTAAGAAAATCTCAGAAGGGAAAGCATACAAAAACCACTGGATCTGTACCAACGAAAAGGCCAAACCCGTTCTCGCACAACATGTACAAAGCTCTACCGGATCAGCTTACCCCCAGCCAGAGACCTGGGGAGCCAAGCCAGGTAAGCAGCCCTGCCAACACATCCGTGATTACACCTGTTAACGGAACTAACACCTCTACGCCTGACCGCACATTCCAAGATCAAGACTTCGAACAATCTAAATTGGATTTATTCCTAACAAAGAAATTCGAAGCTATGCTTGAAAGGGCTGTTGATCGGCTTGCTAAGAAGATTGAAGCTGTTGAGTCACTTCTAGGGGATTCCCTGGAGTTCGAGCGACAAAGGGTCAATGACCTTCAGGTCAAACAAAATCATCTAGAGACCAGGATCAAGAACTTGGAAGAAGAAGTGGCAAAGAACGGAGCCGCTACTAACAAATCGGAACGATTCTCCAGGAGAAATAACATTCGTCTGGTTGGGATCGACGAGTATCAGCAACCAACATCTCTTCCCGCCGATAGCGCATCTTCATCCGATAGTTCATCAGCTTCTGAACCTCACCAGGAAGATTGTATCACGCTAGCCGAAGACAAACTACGATCTTTCTTTGGTATTACGTCGAAGGTTGAACGAGCTCATCGTGACGGTAGGAAAACCAACGGAAGACCTCGTCACATTCTTGTGAAGCTTTTGTCATATCGCGATAAAGTTGATGTAATGAAAAGAGCTCGCTCCGTTCTGAAAAACCAGAGTTTCTTCATCATCGATGACCTTACCAGCGCTGACCTCCAGGAAAAACGTAAATGGTCCAAACAGGTCCAGGCCCTTTACGCCCAAGGAACCAAATTGCGTTTTTATGCAGGAAAATGGCGACTCCGTGGAGGTGACCCTTTCAATTTCGAGTCTTCATCCGACGACACCTCTCGCATCACAACCATTGGTCACGCTGGAGTAGTGTTCTAA
- the LOC129283140 gene encoding putative ankyrin repeat protein RF_0381 → MTSLHCSSNWSPIYIVDLLLSNGADVNEENDTGCIPLHAAAANGSLEIVQKLINQESDVNKMADNGWTPLHAAVQSGRLDVVRNMISHGATKTRFEGMTVLYIAAQRGHIDLIEYFGTTGCDVNDGTDSGKTPLLAACYNGALDSVEMLVTQDACINHADRNKRTPVHAAAKEGHLPVVTYLVENGADTNAKDTDGITPLQAA, encoded by the coding sequence ATGACCTCTCTACATTGCAGCTCAAATTGGTCACCTATATACATAGTCGATCTCCTCCTTTCTAATGGCGCTGATGTAAATGAGGAAAATGACACTGGGTGTATTCCTCTTCATGCTGCAGCAGCCAATGGTTCACTTGAGATAGTCCAAAAGCTCATCAATCAAGAATCAGACGTGAACAAGATGGCCGACAATGGATGGACTCCATTACACGCTGCAGTCCAGAGTGGCAGGTTAGATGTCGTACGTAATATGATTTCCCATGGAGCTACAAAAACGAGGTTCGAAGGAATGACTGTTCTCTACATTGCTGCCCAGCGTGGTCACATAGACTTAATCGAGTACTTTGGCACCACAGGCTGTGATGTAAATGACGGAACAGATAGCGGCAAAACTCCTCTTTTGGCTGCCTGTTATAATGGTGCATTAGATTCTGTGGAGATGCTGGTCACCCAGGATGCCTGTATTAATCATGCTGACAGAAACAAAAGGACACCAGTCCATGCAGCGGCAAAAGAAGGACACTTGCCTGTCGTTACCTACCTGGTAGAAAATGGAGCAGACACAAATGCTAAAGATACAGATGGAATAACTCCACTTCAAGCAGCATAA
- the LOC129282707 gene encoding protein fem-1 homolog A-like → MTSLQAAEDAGHQDVQRCLIHFRGGVQDERHKGTEKTDGMTPLQATEDTCHQDVQKCLIQFRGGVQDERHNDTEKTDGMTSLQAAEDTGHQDVQKCLIQFRSKVQDEEHKGTEKTDGMTSLQAAKDTGHQDVKKCLIQFRGGVQDERHNGTEKTDGMTSLQAAEDAGHQDVQQCLIQFRGGVQNEGHKCTEKTDGMTPLQAAEDTGHQDVQKCLIQFRGGVQDERHHGTEKTDGMTSL, encoded by the coding sequence ATGACATCACTTCAAGCCGCAGAAGATGCAGGTCATCAAGATGTCCAAAGATGTCTCATTCATTTCAGAGGAGGAGTGCAAGATGAACGGCATAAAGGTACAGAGAAGACAGATGGAATGACACCACTTCAAGCCACAGAAGATACATGTCATCAAGATGTCCAAAAATGTCTCATTCAGTTCAGAGGAGGAGTGCAAGATGAACGGCATAATGATACAGAGAAGACAGATGGAATGACATCACTTCAAGCCGCAGAAGATACAGGTCATCAAGATGTCCAAAAATGTCTCATTCAGTTCAGATCAAAAGTGCAAGATGAAGAGCATAAAGGTACAGAGAAGACAGATGGAATGACATCACTTCAAGCCGCAAAAGATACAGGTCATCAAGATGTCAAAAAATGTCTCATTCAGTTCAGAGGAGGAGTGCAAGATGAACGGCATAATGGTACAGAGAAGACAGATGGAATGACATCACTTCAAGCCGCAGAAGATGCAGGTCATCAAGATGTCCAACAATGTCTCATTCAGTTCAGAGGAGGAGTGCAAAATGAAGGGCATAAATGTACAGAGAAGACAGATGGAATGACACCACTTCAAGCCGCAGAAGATACAGGTCATCAAGATGTCCAAAAATGTCTCATTCAGTTCAGAGGAGGAGTGCAAGATGAACGGCATCATGGTACAGAGAAGACAGATGGAATGACATCACTTTAA
- the LOC129282708 gene encoding ankyrin-2-like, whose translation MTSLQSGEGAGHQNVQKCLIQFRSKVQDEEHKGTGKTDGMTSLQAAEDTGHQDVQKYLIQFRGGVQDERHNGTEKTDGMTSLQAAEDAGHQDVQQCLIQFRGGVQNEGHKCTEKTDGMTPLQAAEDTGHQDVQKYLIHFRGGVQEERHKGTEKTDGMTSLQAAEDTGHQDVQKCLIQFRGGVQDERHKCTEKTDGMTPLQAAEDTGHQDVKKCLIQFRGGVQDERHKGTEKTDEMTSLQAGEGAGHQDLQQFLFQFRGGVQEERHKGTKTDEMTSLQAAEDAGHQDVQQCLIQFRGGVQDEEHKGTEKTDGMTSLQAAEDTGHQDVQKCLIQFRGGVQDERHNGTEKTDGMTSLQAAEDAGHQDVQQCLIQFRGGVQNEGHKCTEKTDGMTPLQAAEDTGHQDVKKCLIQFRGGVQDERHKGTEKTDEMTSLQAGEGAGHQDLQQFLFQFRGGVQEERHKGTKTDEMTSLQAGEDAGHKDLQQFILQFRGGVQDERHKYAKKTDRMTSLQAADDAGHDDVQKCLIHFRGGVQDERHKGTEKTDGMTSLQAAEDTGHQDVQKCLIQFITEKTDGMTSLKAAEDAGHQDVQKCLIQFRGGAQDERHKGTDKTG comes from the coding sequence ATGACATCACTTCAATCAGGAGAAGGTGCAGGTCATCAAAATGTCCAAAAATGTCTCATTCAGTTCAGATCAAAAGTGCAAGATGAAGAGCATAAAGGTACAGGGAAGACGGATGGAATGACATCACTTCAAGCCGCAGAAGATACAGGTCATCAAGATGTCCAAAAATATCTCATTCAGTTCAGAGGAGGAGTGCAAGATGAACGGCATAATGGTACAGAGAAGACAGATGGAATGACATCACTTCAAGCCGCAGAAGATGCAGGTCATCAAGATGTCCAGCAATGTCTCATTCAGTTCAGAGGAGGAGTGCAAAATGAAGGGCATAAATGTACAGAGAAGACAGATGGAATGACACCACTTCAAGCCGCAGAAGATACAGGTCATCAAGATGTCCAAAAATATCTCATACATTTCAGAGGAGGAGTGCAAGAAGAACGGCATAAAGGTACAGAGAAGACGGATGGAATGACATCACTTCAAGCCGCAGAAGATACAGGTCATCAAGATGTCCAAAAATGTCTCATTCAGTTCAGAGGAGGAGTGCAAGATGAACGGCATAAATGTACAGAGAAGACAGATGGAATGACACCACTTCAAGCCGCAGAAGATACAGGTCATCAAGATGTCAAAAAATGTCTCATTCAGTTTAGAGGAGGAGTGCAAGATGAACGGCATAAAGGTACAGAGAAGACAGATGAAATGACATCACTTCAAGCAGGAGAAGGTGCAGGTCATCAAGATCTCCAACAATTTCTCTTTCAGTTCAGAGGAGGAGTGCAAGAAGAACGGCATAAAGGTACAAAGACAGATGAAATGACATCACTTCAAGCCGCAGAAGATGCAGGTCATCAAGATGTCCAACAATGTCTCATTCAGTTCAGAGGAGGAGTGCAAGATGAAGAGCATAAAGGTACAGAGAAGACGGATGGAATGACATCACTTCAAGCCGCAGAAGATACAGGTCATCAAGATGTCCAAAAATGTCTCATTCAGTTCAGAGGAGGAGTGCAAGATGAACGGCATAATGGTACAGAGAAGACAGATGGAATGACATCACTTCAAGCCGCAGAAGATGCAGGTCATCAAGATGTCCAGCAATGTCTCATTCAGTTCAGAGGAGGAGTGCAAAATGAAGGGCATAAATGTACAGAGAAGACAGATGGAATGACACCACTTCAAGCCGCAGAAGATACAGGTCATCAAGATGTCAAAAAATGTCTCATTCAGTTCAGAGGAGGAGTGCAAGATGAACGGCATAAAGGTACAGAGAAGACAGATGAAATGACATCACTTCAAGCAGGAGAAGGTGCAGGTCATCAAGATCTCCAACAATTTCTCTTTCAGTTCAGAGGAGGAGTGCAAGAAGAACGGCATAAAGGTACAAAGACAGATGAAATGACATCACTTCAAGCAGGAGAAGATGCAGGTCATAAAGATCTCCAACAATTTATCTTGCAGTTCAGAGGAGGAGTGCAAGATGAACGGCATAAATATGCTAAGAAGACAGATCGAATGACATCACTTCAAGCCGCAGACGATGCAGGTCATGATGATGTCCAAAAATGTCTCATTCATTTCAGAGGAGGAGTGCAAGATGAACGGCATAAAGGTACAGAGAAGACAGATGGAATGACATCACTTCAAGCAGCAGAAGATACAGGTCATCAAGATGTCCAAAAATGTCTCATTCAGTTCATTACAGAGAAGACAGATGGAATGACATCACTTAAAGCCGCAGAAGATGCAGGTCATCAAGATGTCCAAAAATGTCTCATTCAGTTCAGAGGAGGAGCGCAAGATGAACGGCATAAAGGTACAGATAAGACAGGTTGA
- the LOC129282719 gene encoding ankyrin repeat domain-containing protein 50-like, producing the protein MQPILGVGNTGQSGRNAYTPNGGDTLSCNLPTSQRPDADVDDMMSTLSQGSDNAPISPKANDGNTISKEECIIENQVALPSVTLQHSDDSKRGSTEQSESLLSVSPERSLNPDIDQADEEGCNSLYKAASRGHIDGVEILVEKGADPNKANKDGRRALHVAAEEGHGAIVNFLLDQGADINAQCDLGQTALHAAIHKNQCYSSLILIRSGADVHRRDNDGRNPLHMAAAAGYTHIFQNLRDETCDINVKDDMGLTVLHHAVINGHSNVVHHLLKTGVKERPYEGDSLSFALTSFGKLDLLQLFISRGGSVNKENSIGQNHLHVAALNGYFDITRCLVQEGCDMNKEDCKNFTPVHGAVLNGHLDVLHYLITQGAKITMYDGKSVLHLAAIYGHLDILQYFMKMGADANELDDIGQTPLHVAAGVGHFDVVKYLTKQGSKTDKQDHLGYTPLHIAAAKGQPEIVKYLADQNCYVEHFDIEGLTPLTLAAKHDHLDTVKCRADGKADEANSLCEATLSGHLDIVKFLMEEVGRLKNRVESLEAAADEAEQYSRRNCLIFSGIAESANEDTDAKIIEVCQRNLGVTVKQEDIDRSHRLSSHAALENKLKDPRKPRNIIIKFSNYRAREAVYASRAKLKGLSIYINENLTRKRSQLFWQVKKGNLPQVHKVWTQDRRVIAMNKSGKRVAISSVKDLGKLDQLKE; encoded by the coding sequence ATGCAACCAATATTAGGAGTTGGGAATACTGGGCAAAGTGGCAGGAACGCGTACACCCCTAATGGAGGAGATACTCTTTCGTGTAACCTCCCTACATCACAACGACCTGATGCAGATGTAGACGACATGATGTCGACACTGTCTCAGGGCAGCGATAACGCTCCAATATCTCCAAAGGCCAACGATGGGAACACCATCTCTAAGGAAGAATGCATCATTGAGAATCAGGTTGCCCTTCCAAGCGTTACTTTGCAGCATAGCGATGACTCAAAACGCGGGTCTACAGAACAGAGCGAATCTCTTCTTTCGGTCTCACCAGAACGATCGCTCAACCCTGACATAGACCAGGCAGATGAGGAAGGATGCAATTCGCTCTACAAAGCGGCTTCGAGAGGTCACATCGATGGGGTTGAAATCCTCGTTGAAAAAGGAGCAGACCCAAATAAAGCAAATAAAGACGGACGCAGGGCTCTCCATGTAGCTGCTGAAGAAGGACATGGAGCTATCGTAAATTTCCTCTTGGATCAGGGAGCAGACATAAATGCCCAATGTGATCTGGGTCAGACGGCTCTCCATGCTGCAATACACAAAAATCAATGCTACTCTTCATTAATTCTTATTAGGAGCGGAGCAGATGTTCACAGACGAGATAATGATGGAAGAAACCCTTTACACATGGCAGCAGCAGCTGGGTACACCCACATCTTTCAAAACCTCAGAGATGAAACATGTGACATAAATGTGAAAGATGACATGGGTCTAACAGTTCTTCATCATGCAGTGATAAATGGACATTCCAATGTTGTCCATCATCTTCTCAAGACAGGGGTTAAGGAGAGACCTTATGAAGGAGATAGTCTAAGCTTTGCGTTAACATCGTTTGGCAAGTTAGATTTGCTCCAACTTTTTATTTCCAGAGGCGGTAGTGTGAACAAGGAAAACAGCATCGGACAGAATCATCTCCACGTAGCAGCTTTGAATGGATACTTTGACATTACTAGATGTCTCGTTCAAGAAGGATGTGACATGAATAAGGAGGATTGTAAAAATTTCACACCAGTCCACGGGGCAGTGTTAAACGGACATTTGGATGTACTTCATTATCTCATAACACAGGGAGCCAAGATCACCATGTATGATGGAAAGAGTGTTCTGCACTTGGCAGCTATCTATGGTCACCTCGACATACTCCAATACTTCATGAAGATGGGAGCTGATGCCAATGAGCTCGACGACATTGGACAAACTCCTCTTCATGTGGCAGCAGGTGTGGGTCACTTTGACGTCGTGAAATATCTCACTAAACAAGGATCAAAGACTGACAAACAAGATCACCTTGGTTACACTCCTCTCCACATTGCAGCCGCAAAAGGTCAACCTGAAATCGTCAAATATCTTGCAGATCAAAACTGCTACGTGGAACATTTCGATATCGAAGGTTTGACACCTTTAACTCTAGCAGCTAAACATGACCATTTAGATACTGTCAAGTGTCGTGCGGATGGAAAAGCTGATGAAGCGAACTCACTCTGTGAAGCAACATTATCTGGTCATTTGGATATTGTCAAGTTTTTAATGGAGGAAGTCGGTCGTCTAAAAAACAGAGTCGAGTCGCTAGAAGCTGCAGCTGATGAGGCGGAGCAGTATTCACGCCGCAATTGCCTGATTTTCAGTGGTATTGCTGAATCTGCAAACGAAGATACTGATGCCAAGATCATAGAGGTGTGCCAGAGGAATCTGGGTGTTACAGTGAAACAAGAGGACATCGATCGTTCCCACCGCCTCTCCAGCCATGCTGCGCTTGAGAACAAGCTGAAGGATCCACGTAAGCCCCGGAATATCATCATCAAATTTTCCAACTACAGGGCAAGAGAGGCTGTATACGCATCTAGGGCTAAGCTGAAAGGCCTTTCAATTTACATCAATGAAAATCTAACACGGAAGCGATCTCAGCTGTTCTGGCAAGTGAAGAAGGGAAACCTCCCGCAAGTCCACAAAGTCTGGACTCAAGACAGAAGAGTAATAGCGATGAATAAGAGTGGGAAAAGAGTTGCTATTTCAAGTGTAAAGGACCTCGGAAAACTTGATCAATTGAAGGAATGA